The Oncorhynchus tshawytscha isolate Ot180627B linkage group LG32, Otsh_v2.0, whole genome shotgun sequence genome includes a region encoding these proteins:
- the LOC112230095 gene encoding myosin-11 isoform X1, translating to MANKKQMTEDEKFLFLDKDFINSPMAQADWSAKKLVWIPSEKNGFEAASVKEEHGDECLVELADNGKKVTVNKDDIQKMNPPKFSKVEDMAELTCLNEASVLHNIRERYFSGLIYTYSGLFCVVVNPYKMLPIYSEKIIEMYKGKKRHEVPPHIYSITDNAYRNMMQDREDQSILCTGESGAGKTENTKKVIQYLALVASSHKGKKDTSATQPGAFVHGELEKQLLQANPILEAFGNAKTIKNDNSSRFGKFIRINFDVTGYIVGANIETYLLEKSRCIRQAKTERAFHIFYYMVAGVKDKLREELLLENFSAYRFLIAGHVSISGQQDDEMYEETMEAMNIMGITEEERTGILKVCSTVLQLGNIEFKKERNQEQATMPDNTAAQKVCHLQGINVVDFTRAILTPRIKVGREVVQKAQTKEQADFAIEALAKAMYERLFRWLLARVNKALDKTKRQGASFLGILDIAGFEIFEDNSFEQLCINYTNERLQQLFNHTMFVLEQEEYQREGIEWSFIDFGLDLQPCIELIERPNNPPGILALLDEECWFPKATDVSFVEKLMNTQASHIKFSKPKQLKSKTEFSVHHYAGKVDYNADNWLTKNMDPLNDNVIALLNISSNTFIQELWKDADRVVGLETMAKMSDSSMPSGSKTKKGMFRTVGQLYKESLAKLMTTLHNTQPNFVRCIIPNHEKRAGKLDAHLVLDQLKCNGVLEGIRICRQGFPNRILFQEFRQRYEILAASAIPKGFMDGKQACGLMIKHLDLDPNLYRIGQSKIFFRTGVLAQLEEERDLKITVVIIAFQSQARGYLARKAFAKRQQQLMAMKVIQRNCAAYLKLRNWQWWRLFTKVKPLLQVTRQEEEMGLKDEELQKAKESAVKYESELKEITLKHTTIMEERNALQEQLQAETELYAEAEEMRVRLASKKQELEEILHEMEARLEEEEDRAQALQVDKKKMQQQMQDLEEHLEEEEDARQKLQLEKVACEGKIKKLEDDVLVMEDHNTKLLKERKLMEERLADFSSNLAEEEEKSKNLTKLKNKHESMISELEVRLKKEEKGRQELDKAKRKLEAESNDLQEQIADLLAQIAELKAQLAKKEEELQAALARLEDEMAQKNNALKKIRELEGHISDLQEDLDSERQARNKTEKARRDLGEELEALKSELEDTLDSTATQQELRAKREQEVTLLKKAMDDEGRTHEAQVQEMRQKHTQAVEELTEQLEQSKRVKSNLDKAKQALEKETSELTVEVRSLTTAKQDVENKKRKVEGQLNELQARFTDSEKQKGELGERCSKITIELESVTNLLNEAEGKNIKLSKDVSTLSAQVQDTQELLAEETRQKLQFSTKLRQMEDDRNSLQEQLEEEVEAKRNVERHVSTLNIQLSDSKKKLEEMAGNNELLEESKKRLQRDLEASNTQFEEKASAYDKLEKTKNRLQQELEDILMDLDNQRTIVSNLEKKQKKFDQMLAEEKTISSKYADERDRAEAEAREKETKALSLARALEEAQESREELERANKSLKTEMEDLVSSKDDVGKSVHELEKGKRGLEAQVEEMKTQLEELEDELQAAEDAKLRLEVNMQALKAQFDRDLVGRDEMGEEKKRQLIKQVRELETELEDERKQRATAAAAKKKLEGDMKDLEGQIEMSNKGRDEAIKQLRKIQAQMKDFQRELEDARAAREEVLGTAKESERKAKSLEAELMQIQEELAAAERARKQAEAERDELSNELASNTSGKSALSDEKRRLEAKISQLEEELEEESSNMEILNDRLRKSTQQVDQLNNELQTERTTSQKNESARQQMERQNKDLKAKLQEMENQVKSKFKSSITALEAKVAQLEEQVEQESRDKQAVAKGLRQKDKKLKDLMIQVEDERKQAEQYKEQAEKGNTRMKQLKRQLEESEEESQRITAARRKLQRELDESTEANDAMSREVNSLKSKLRRGTEPSFSAAPRRAGGSARRGVIDDASEEDGDSQGDYNGTKSVE from the exons ATGGCTAATAAAAAACAGATGACTGAGGACGAGAAGTTCCTCTTCCTGGACAAGGACTTCATCAACAGTCCCATGGCCCAGGCCGACTGGTCAGCCAAGAAGCTGGTGTGGATCCCCTCGGAGAAGAATGGCTTCGAGGCGGCGAGCGTCAAGGAGGAGCACGGGGACGAGTGCCTGGTAGAGCTGGCCGACAACGGGAAGAAGGTGACGGTGAATAAGGATGATATCCAGAAGATGAACCCTCCCAAGTTCAGTAAGGTGGAGGACATGGCCGAGCTCACCTGCCTGAACGAGGCGTCGGTGCTGCACAACATCCGGGAGAGGTACTTCTCCGGGCTCATCTAT ACATACTCTGGACTGTTCTGTGTAGTGGTGAACCCATACAAGATGCTGCCCATCTACTCTGAGAAAATCATTGAGATGTACAAAGGGAAGAAACGCCACGAAGTTCCCCCTCACATCTACTCCATCACTGACAATGCCTACAGAAACATGATGCAAG ATCGTGAGGACCAGTCCATTCTTTGCAC TGGGGAGTCTGGTGCGGGTAAGACAGAGAACACCAAGAAGGTCATCCAGTATCTGGCTCTAGTGGCCTCTTCTCACAAAGGCAAGAAGGACACCAGTGCT ACACAGCCAGGAGCATTTGTCCAC GGGGAGCTGGAAAAGCAGCTTCTGCAGGCTAACCCCATCCTGGAGGCCTTCGGGAATGCCAAGACCATCAAAAATGACAACTCTTCACGATTT GGTAAATTCATCCGCATCAACTTTGATGTGACTGGCTACATTGTCGGAGCCAACATTGAAACCT ACCTGCTGGAGAAGTCTCGTTGTATCAGACAGGCCAAGACCGAGAGAGCCTTCCACATCTTCTACTACATGGTGGCTGGGGTCAAGGACAAGCTACGCG AGGAGCTTCTGCTGGAGAACTTCAGCGCCTACCGTTTCCTGATTGCGGGCCATGTCTCGATCTCGGGCCAGCAGGACGACGAGATGTACGAGGAGACCATGGAGGCCATGAACATCATGGGTATCACTGAGGAAGAGCGGACAG GCATCCTGAAGGTGTGCTCCACGGTGCTGCAGTTGGGGAACATAGAGTTCAAGAAGGAGAGGAACCAGGAGCAGGCCACCATGCCTGACAACACAG CGGCTCAGAAGGTGTGCCACCTCCAGGGCATCAACGTGGTAGACTTCACCAGAGCCATTCTCACGCCTCGCATCAAAGTGGGCAGAGAGGTGGTGCAGAAGGCCCAGACCAAAGAGCAG GCTGACTTTGCCATCGAGGCCTTGGCCAAGGCTATGTATGAGCGTCTGTTCCGCTGGCTGCTAGCTAGGGTCAACAAGGCTCTGGACAAGACCAAACGCCAGGGAGCATCCTTCTTGGGCATCCTCGACATTGCTGGCTTTGAGATCTTTGAG GATAACTCCTTTGAGCAGCTGTGCATCAACTACACCAACGAGAGGCTGCAGCAGCTGTTCAACCACACCATGTTCGTCCTGGAGCAGGAGGAGTACCAGAGGGAGGGAATTGAATGGAGCTTCATCGACTTCGGCCTGGACCTGCAGCCCTGCATTGAGCTCATTGAGAGGCCG AACAATCCTCCTGGTATTCTGGCCCTGTTGGATGAGGAGTGCTGGTTCCCCAAAGCCACAGACGTCTCCTTCGTGGAGAAACTCATGAACACCCAGGCCAGCCACATCAAGTTCAGCAAACCCAAACAGCTGAAGAGCAAGACAGAGTTCTCTGTGCACCACTACGCTGGAAAG GTGGACTACAATGCTGATAATTGGTTGACAAAGAACATGGACCCGCTCAACGACAACGTCATAGCACTGCTTAACATCTCGTCCAACACGTTTATCCAGGAGCTCTGGAAAGATG CGGACCGTGTGGTGGGCCTGGAGACCATGGCCAAGATGTCCGACAGCTCCATGCCCAGCGGCTCCAAGACCAAGAAGGGCATGTTCCGGACCGTGGGTCAGCTCTACAAGGAGTCCCTGGCCAAGCTCATGACCACGCTGCACAACACCCAGCCCAACTTCGTCAGATGTATCATCCCTAACCACGAGAAGAGG GCGGGGAAACTGGACGCCCATCTGGTCTTGGATCAGCTGAAGTGCAACGGTGTGTTGGAGGGCATCCGTATCTGCCGGCAAGGGTTCCCCAACCGAATCCTCTTCCAGGAGTTCCGTCAGCG TTATGAGATCCTGGCGGCTAGTGCTATTCCCAAGGGATTCATGGATGGCAAACAGGCGTGTGGTCTCATG ATTAAGCACCTGGATCTGGACCCCAACTTGTACCGGATTGGTCAGAGTAAGATCTTCTTCCGTACCGGCGTGTTGGCCCAGCTCGAAGAGGAGAGAGATCTGAAGATTACGGTGGTCATTATCGCCTTCCAGTCCCAGGCTAGAGGTTATCTGGCCAGAAA GGCCTTTGCTAAGAGACAGCAGCAACTGATGGCCATGAAGGTGATTCAGAGGAACTGTGCTGCCTACCTCAAACTCAGGAACTGGCAGTGGTGGAGACTCTTCACCAAG GTCAAGCCTCTGTTGCAAGTGACCCgccaggaggaggagatgggccTGAAGGACGAGGAGCTGCAGAAGGCCAAGGAGTCTGCAGTGAAGTACGAATCAGAGCTGAAGGAGATCACCCTGAAACACACAACA ATTATGGAAGAGAGGAACGCACTGCAGGAGCAGCTGCAGGCTGAGACCGAACTGTATGCAGAGGCGGAGGAGATGAGGGTGCGTCTGGCCTCTAAGAAGCAGGAGCTGGAGGAGATCCTCCATGAAATGGAGGCCAGgttggaagaggaggaagaccgcgCTCAGGCCCTGCAGGTGGACAAGAAAAAGATGCAGCAACAGATGCAG GACCTAGAGGAGcatctggaggaggaggaggatgcccGTCAGAAGCTGCAGCTGGAGAAGGTAGCATGTGAAGGCAAGATCAAGAAGTTGGAGGacgatgtcttagtgatggaggaCCACAACACCAAACTGTTAAAG GAGAGGAAACTAATGGAGGAGAGACTAGCAGATTTCAGCTCCAACCtggcagaggaggaagagaagtcCAAAAACCTGACCAAGCTCAAGAACAAACATGAGTCGATGATCTCTGAACTTGAGG TCCGTCTGAAGAAGGAGGAAAAGGGTCGTCAGGAGCTGGACAAAGCAAAGCGTAAGCTGGAGGCAGAGTCTAACGACCTCCAGGAGCAGATAGCCGACCTGCTGGCCCAGATCGCTGAGCTCAAAGCCCAGTTGGCTaagaaggaggaggagctacaggcTGCTCTGGCCAG GCTAGAGGACGAGATGGCCCAGAAGAACAATGCCCTAAAGAAGATCCGGGAGCTGGAGGGCCACATCTCAGACCTTCAGGAGGACCTGGACTCAGAGCGCCAGGCCAGGAACAAGACTGAGAAGGCCAGGAGGGACCTGGGAGAGGAGCTGGAGGCCCTGAAGTCTGAGCTGGAGGATACACTTGACAGCACCGCTACCCAGCAGGAGCTCCG ggcgaagagagaacaggaggtgaCCCTGTTGAAGAAGGCCATGGACGACGAGGGTCGGACCCACGAGGCCCAGGTGCAGGAGATGAGACAGAAACACACCCAGGCTGTAGAGGAGCTCACAGAGCAGCTGGAGCAGTCCAAACGG GTGAAGTCGAACCTGGACAAAGCCAAGCAGGCCCTGGAGAAGGAGACGTCGGAGCTGACGGTGGAGGTGCGCTCCCTGACCACGGCCAAACAGGACGTGGAGAACAAGAAGAGGAAGGTCGAAGGTCAGCTGAACGAGCTGCAGGCACGCTTCACCGACAGTGAGAAGCAGAAGGGCGAGCTGGGAGAGCGTTGCTCCAAGATCACT ATTGAACTAGAgagtgtcaccaacctcctgaaTGAAGCCGAGGGGAAGAACATCAAGCTGAGCAAAGATGTCTCCACCCTCAGTGCCCAAGTCCAagacacacaa gagctgctggctgaggaGACCCGTCAGAAGCTGCAGTTCTCCACCAAGCTGCGTCAGATGGAGGACGACCGCAACAGTCTGCAGGAAcagctggaggaggaggtggaggccaAGAGGAACGTGGAGAGACACGTGTCCACCCTCAACATACAG CTGTCAGACTCCAAGAAGAAGCTAGAAGAAATGGCCGGCAACAATGAGCTCCTGGAGGAGAGCAAGAAGCGTCTTCAGAGAGACCTGGAAGCGTCCAACACCCAGTTCGAGGAGAAGGCCTCTGCCTACGACAAGCTGGAGAAGACCAAGAACCGTCTGCAGCAGGAGCTAGAGGACATTCTCATGGACCTGGACAACCAGAGGACCATCGTCTCCAACCtggagaagaagcagaagaagttCGACCAG ATGTTGGCCGAGGAGAAGACCATCTCCAGTAAGTACGCTGATGAGAGGGACCGTGCTGAGGCAGAGGCCAGGGAGAAGGAGACCAAGGCCCTGTCTCTGGCCCGTGCTCTGGAGGAGGCCCAGGAGAGCagggaggagctggagagagCCAACAAGTCCCTGAAGACTGAGATGGAAGACCTGGTCAGCTCTAAGGACGACGTGGGCAAGAGT GTCCATGAGTTGGAGAAGGGGAAGCGTGGGCTGGAGGCCCAGGTGGAGGAGATGAAGACCCagctggaggagctggaggacGAGCTGCAGGCTGCAGAGGACGCCAAGCTGCGTCTGGAGGTCAACATGCAGGCCCTGAAGGCCCAGTTCGACAGGGACCTGGTGGGACGTGacgagatgggagaggagaagaagagacagcTCATAAAGCAG GTGCGTGAGTTGGAGACAGAGCTAGAGGACGAGAGGAAGCAGAGAGCCACGGCGGCAGCAGCCAAGAAGAAGCTGGAGGGAGATATGAAGGACCTGGAGGGACAGATTGAGATGTCCAACAAGGGACGCGACGAGGCCATCAAACAGCTGCGCAAGATCCAG GCCCAGATGAAGGACTTCCAGAGGGAACTGGAAGATGCCCGTGCAGCCAGAGAAGAGGTGCTGGGTACGGCcaaggagagcgagaggaaggcCAAGAGTCTGGAGGCTGAGCTCATGCAGATTCAGGAG gagctggCTGCTGCTGAGAGGGCACGGAAACAAGCAGAGGCTGAGCGGGACGAGCTGTCCAACGAACTAGCCAGCAACACCTCTGGAAA ATCAGCCCTGTCTGATGAAAAGCGTCGTTTGGAGGCTAAGATCTCCCAGctggaggaggagctggaggaagaAAGCAGTAACATGGAGATCCTCAACGACAGATTGAGGAAGAGCACTCAACAG GTGGACCAGCTGAACAATGAGCTGCAGACCGAGCGCACCACCTCCCAGAAGAACGAGAGCGCCCGGCAGCAGATGGAGAGGCAGAACAAGGACCTAAAGGCCAAGCTGCAGGAGATGGAGAACCAG GTCAAGTCCAAGTTCAAGTCATCCATCACTGCCCTGGAGGCCAAGGTGGCTCAGTTGGAGGAGCAGGTGgagcaggagagcagagacaAGCAGGCCGTAGCCAAGGGCCTGCGCCAGAAGGACAAAAAGCTGAAAGATCTGATGATCCAGGTGGAGGACGAGAGGAAACAGGCCGAACAGTACAAGGAACAG gcAGAAAAGGGCAACACGCGGATGAAGCAGCTGAAGCGCCAGCTGGAGGAGTCGGAGGAGGAGTCTCAGCGCATCACGGCTGCCCGCAGGAAGCTGCAGAGGGAGCTAGATGAGTCCACCGAGGCTAACGATGCCATGAGCCGTGAGGTCAACTCCCTCAAGAGCAAACTCAG